ACAATGAGGGTAACTTTGTTTTGGATCTTATGAAAAGGGTGGAGGCAAAGTTCATGACATATTGGACAGCTGCTGGTCTGTCCAGTAAAGAACCAGGGACAAGTAGCAGTAAGGGTTTCACATTACTTCTGTTTTGTTACTTTATTTTGATAGGTGGTTTAAATAAACTTGTTATTCTTGGTGATAAATTTTCACTTGGGAGCCAGTTATATCAAGATTTTGACCACCAATATAGATATAGAGGGTGAAACTATGTCTTTCCTGTTCCCTGATATTTTGCCTATATTTCGTTGCTAATCAGCGCCAATTAGCTGAAACTGAATGGAAGAAGAATAGATGAATTTCCACTCTATTCTGCGTTAAAATCATTTCCATCTTATACAAAAGTAACCTCGATCACCATATATGTAGTTAAAGTTTTACCTTCATATACATATCATATACTTATCTCAGGTGCAGTATActatgaaatttatttgtttattgcATGCATTAGTATATGATAGACAAAGTAtattatgaaatttatttgtttagtACATGCATAACGCATTTATGATTGATTTAACATTTCTTAATGTTTCATTTAAATTTTCCATGTTTTAAAGCCGATATCTGTCATTTTCATTGACAGTCCCTAATATTGGAAACTATACGGAAATATCGGTCGATATATCTGTATGTTTGAGTACGATATTGTTTTTACGGTTGATTATTTCATCCTTGGTTGTCCTTGTATGTGGTTTGCCttctcaaatttcattttgtctTTGTTACTGTGTATTTCAGCATGGCCTCTTTTGATTCTGTGATCACCATCAAGAGTGAGGTTTTGCTTTTATTaaccaaagaaaagaattcaagAGTAGGTTACATATCAATTGGTAAAGTTCCCAAGATCCCAGTATGTTTGGGTTTGTTGTACATACACTGGGAGACAGCATGCTCCTATGCCAGTATGCAGTGCTTTTAGAGTACGCTTATTTGTTTGTTAATTGGGTTATAATTTTCATAGGATTACTTGGGTTTCTATGCACAGTATGAAAGAAAATCCATACCTGCATGCATAAGCACTTACAAACAAATAGATTAAATTTGAAGATTACAGAATATGTGACTATTTGTTTGAAGATTACAAACAAATAGTCATTGTGTGTTTCATGGTTGTGGTTTAGATCAAATATGTTTTGGCTTTATGTGTGCATACAGatatatcattttcttttggttgtaAAAGAAGCCAATAGAGAAACCATATTGTCTTTGATTAATTCTTTTTTCCACTGCCTTTAAGATCGCAGGATCTTCATAAATCTTTTGAACTTCTGTATGTACCATTATTCAAAGTTTTCATAATGTTGTTTTATAAAGATGATATTGTTTACTGCCAAATAAATTCTATATGTGAGTTtagtttattaaataaattgaatttgaatctGAGTATACTTATATGTGTATTTCTCACTTATTTTCAAGACAAAGTAGAGGAGTTTTCATTGTACTGATGTATGAAtgttgaatatatatacttcGAAACTCAAATTGACAGCAAATCTGTTAATTTTCCAGTACTATAGTTCCTTAAGATGAGGcttcatattatatttttcatcatTAGTGTAGGTTACTTCTGGTTTCCATTTCGTTAAGttttgattcaattttttatatttttatagttttAAGAAGCTCTAATGTGGGGAAAAGGAGGACACGAGGGCCCACCCGTAACCTTAAACTAGCTCAAATTCCGATTGGGGAAAGATTTGAAATCAGCTGGAGGAACCGGAGAGCTGTAGGTGATAGCTCCACAATTTTCAAATCAGAGTGTACAGCCCTGGTTAGGCAAACCCGGGAGTTACCCCTGCAGGTCAAGTCGTGGAAGAAAATCCCATTTGAGATTAAAAAGAAGGCATTTGAACATATGTTGGTTAGTACAACAAAAGATTTTGAAGGAAGTACTTCACACTATACCTTTTAATTTTCCCTTAAATCCTCAGTTTTGCATGTTTATTTTGTCATATTTCCTCATACATGTTCTCAGAAGCGTTTCAAAGTTGAAGATCACATGACATGGGTATTGGATCAGATTCATAGATCCTACCACAATTATCGGCATTACCTCAAGAAGATATGGTATGAAACATGTGAGACAACTGAGGAAGCACGGAAAAAAATACCACCAAATGTTGCGGAGGATGATTGGCAGTATCTTATAAACATGTGGAGCTCACCTGAATGGGAGGTACCAAAAAAATGTTgcatataaaaagaaaatattgaggggaaagaaaatcaagaaactttactttttttcctattttcctttCAGTTATCTGTTTCaccttggattttttttattataaatacatTCATAATCTTCCTTGAATGCAGTTAATTAGTAAGAAAAACGTGGAGAATCGTTCCAAAAATAACATAATCCACACATCTGGTTCCAAGAGTTTCTCACAAATCCGTGAGGAAGAGGTATGACCTGAGCTATTCACTTCTTGAGTAATATTTTACTGTGTTCGTCATCATTcttagtttttttgtttgtgcaaTTGCAGAGAAAGAAGACTGGAAATGACCCTGGACGTACATTTCTATGGGAACTTACCCATGTGCGGCCTGATGGACTAGCTGCAAATCCAGCTTCACAGGAGGCATTGGTATATATTGATCCCAAGATTAAATTGGATATGCAAGCTTACCTAATTCTCAGTTATGTAGTTTtggttttctctctttttttattttttcattgtaCCTTGTGGTTCCATTTTCTGAATACAGTCAAAGCTCAAGAAACTTTATACTCAAATGTCTGTGGAGAACTCACAGATGACTGAAGACGAGATTTTTGTAAAGGTTTTTGGACCTGAGCGTTCGAGTCGGGTGCGTGGTTATGGAAATGGTGTAACCCCAAAAGAGTTATGGGGcccatcatcttcatcatcatctacTGTTAGTGAGCTTAGAAGGCAACTTGAGGAATCAAAGCAGCGACAAGAGGAGTCTGAACAAAGAAGTGCTGCTGAGGTACAGGGCTTGAAAGAGCAACTTGGTCGGGTTGAGGGTTTGCTATCAGTTCAAATGAATCGGTTTGAAGGTTTACTAGTACAGTTGACGAGTCATATGCACTCCCCGGCCCAAATTGAGAGACGTACTGAAAATCCACCCTCCCGAAATGGTATGCATCTTTGAATACTTACTTTATACAGAATTATCATATAGGggttttggaaaaatggaaTTACAATCTTTGAACAATTTATATTGAAGTATGACTCATTTGAATTGAGAATTCTGCGTTTGTCTTGTTTGGTGAAAGACTGATAGGGAAAAATATGGGTCAGGCACCACAATATGTCACTGTTTCATAATTCTTCATTGAGAAAGAAGTGTACCCAATGCTGGGGCCTCAATCAAGGTTGAgtttatgtgtgtgtgtgtgtgtttttttttttcaatgaccTCTTGTGATAAAAAAAGCCTTTCAAGTTTAGTATTGTGGTTATGTTATTCTGTTTATGTGTGGATAAGGACCTAAAATTCTGGCttcagatttttatttatttttataatttaacaaCCATCATAGCTATTTTGTACTAATAGCTATGGGTCCATGGATAACTCATGTGGAATCAGTGAGAGGGGTGGTTGGTGtaatttttatcattttccaCAGTTTGCTTCCTCTTGTGtaattaaaaatggaaaacttTCAGTTTCTGATTTGGTTTAACAAATACCAAAGTTTGCATCAGCATGTGATGTTACTGCACGTTGTTTGTGATATCCCAAATACATTGTGCTACATCTCTGTAGAGAAATTTTATGCGTTGTGTTTACTCTTTGTTGTCTTTAGCACTGTGCTGTGTCTAAACTGTACGAAGATTTGCCCCTATTGTCCCCATGAAGTCAAATGGAAGCAAGAATGCCACTTGTTTCTTCTGTATGCACCCTCGAGTTCCATGTTATTTCACTTGATCAGCGTTAAAAAGATATGGTCATTTTAATAGAAATTGTCTGTTTCCTTGCTAATGTCCTACCTGTTTGTTTGGAGGTGTGTGAATTTTTAAATACACAATAGGTATTATTTGATCATGTGGGTATTTCAAATACTGCTGATTTCCCGTAAAGTCATTTAATTAGCTGTGAAAAATGAATATCAATGTTATTGCTTCTTTTGCCCAATTCGTTTAATGTTGAACTCAGGCATTGCTCTTAGCTGAACTCTGGCATTGCTCTTGGTTGAACGCCCTTTGGTCTCTGGCATTGCTCTTAGTTAAACGCCCTTTGGTCCAATTTTGGTGTTGGATGTTGTAACTATTCTGTTTGTTATCTTTCAGGCCGCCCACGAATGACCCGACCTAGAAGATGAAGTTCATATCAGCTATGTTTATGTTTTGTCTTCCGGCAAGAAGTTGATAGTAATATATTTGGTTGGTACTGTATTATGTTACATTTGATGCATCAAATGTGCTTTGTGAACTGCATGGACGTATGTTCAACTAGGAACTGATAAACTGAAGGGATAACACGTTCAAACTCGTAACTGATAAACTGTGATCGTTCcagtgggttttttttttttttttttttcctctctcaaGTTGTACTATTTTATTCTATAACacgttttttttaaaataaaataaaattttaacgTAGTGTGCATGTCAAGTGACACAGAGGGGTGGCAATTTCTGATACAACTTGTTTCACTTTCATTCCTTTTCAACATCTTATCCACCATGTTATAGACAATTTTGAGATTATATCCAACACcatttgaaatttataatGTTTCCACAAGTTGTTTTTCAAAgtagattttttattttttttatttttttatctaAACAAAGAAGTAGAATTTCACATGTATataatttgatatttatatttacAACAATTATATGCATAACTATTTTAGTAATTTCACAAGTTTCTTTGCTCATCACAATCAATTCTCACATTATTGTGATCATGGGAAAATTCTTTGCTTTTTCcaatcaacaaaacaaaatataaaaaatgctcacgtctaatttttttttttttttccctcttcaGTTCTCATATCAACATCATCTATCTCACTATCTATTTGGTTTCTCCtaccaaaaaaacaattgatgGAGTTGTTCAAAATTGAATTCCACTGGTTACCGTTGCTAGCACTTATTATTAAACAGGTTATTAACCAGGTAACCTGTTTAAGATGATTCGAATTCAACCTAATACGTTTATTAAATGATTCTAGTTTCAATTGAACATTCTTAATACATTTATTATCCTGACACGACACTAACCCGCATTACATGACCAATTACCAACTCTAGCCACGATGATTGGGAAACAAACTACAGACAAAAACTTGGTGTCTATtatgcattttccttttttggggtGTAAATTATTGAGTACAAGCAATAGTTCCAAACGCAGTTTTTTCCTATTCACGATTGGGCCCATTCCCCTTTGGATTTTGGCTGTCCTCGTCATCATGAGACCCTAATCAGacccacacaaaaaaaggTCATCATCAGATTCTTATTTGTCTTTATCATCGTTGGAGGGTGAAGCATGGAAGCTTGGTGGACGAACTTAATGAAATGTCCCAATCAAGTTGCTCAACAGCGTTATCATGCGTTTCATTCTTTTTagggttaatttcaatttagtaaTCTGAATTTTTATCATTGAGGTATATTTATTCCTACACcttcaattttaataattatattttcaattttttgcaatttaGTTCCAGTGTTGACCTTACTGTTAGAGTTTCCGTTAATTATTGAGATGACATACGTGGGATCTAACTTCTTAAACTTAAATtgcttaaaatataaataaaacattaaaatttcttaaacgtaaattgaaattaacctTTGTTTTTAATGACCTATTAAAAAAGATGCTGTTTTGAGCTAggtctttatttttaaaataaaaaaagtttttttatttctcatcCCTCACGCCACCAGCCAGCCAGCCAGAGAATCCCCCTAAAAGTCCCTTGAATCTATAAAGAATCCATactgaaatgaaatgaatgaaaaagaccacctttttttttggtgcagGAATGAAAAAGACTTAACTTTAAAGAATTCACACCCTTATTCGTTCTTTAAGGTGCCAATAAATGGACCTAACATATCCAAAGCCTCAAAGAATTCCACGAAGAAAACCAACCTTCAGACTCAGAAACCCAATACCAAAGCTATCAAACTAACCTATACCTGAATTTGTACCAAAATCAGAATATTCGATCCaagaaatgaataaaatttaagagaaaaaaCATTTAAGAGAAATATTCGATCCATCATTTAAGAGAAACATTTAAGAGGAAAAACATTTAAGATAAATGTTTTGTCTTCTGGCAAGAAGTTGATAGTAATATATTTGGTTGGTACTGTATTATGTTGCAGTTGATGCAAATGTGCTTTGTGAACTACATGGAACTCATAAACTGAAGGGATAACACGTTCAACTCGTAACTGATCAACTGTGATCGTTCCATTGgttttttttcggttttttttttggtttttgttattgttttttttttttctcaagttGTACTATTTTATTCTATAAcacgttttttaaaataaaataaaaatttaaccgTAGTGTGCATGTCAAGTGACACAGAGGGGTGGCAATTTCCGATACGACCTGTTTCACTTTCATTCCTTTCCAACACCTTATCCACCATGCTACAGACAATTTTGAGATTATATCCAACACcatttgaaatttataatGTTTCCACAAGTTGTTTTTCAAagtagatattttatttttatttattatctgGACAAAGAAGTAGAAGTTCACATGTATataatttgatatttatatttataataattatatgCATAACTATTTTAGTAATTTCACATGTTTCTTTGCACATCAGGATCAATTCTCACATTATTGTGATCATGGGAAAATTCTTTGCTTTTTCcaatcaacaaaacaaaatataaaaaatactcacgtctaatttttttttttttcctcttaagTTCTCATATCAACATCATCaatctcactctctctctttggtttCTCCtactaaaaaaacaattgacgGAGTTGTTCAAAATCGAATTCCACCGGTTACCGTTGCTAGCACTTATTATTAAACAAGTTATTAACCAGGTAATCTGTTTAATAACCTGTTTAAGACGATCCGATATGTTTATTAAATAGTTCTAGTTTGAATTGAGCATTCTTGACATATTTACTATCCCGACACGACACAACCCATTACCAACTCTAACCACGATGATTGGGAAACAAACTACAGACAAAAACTTGGTCCATtatgcattttccttttgtttttgggtgtAAATTATTGAGTACAGGCAATAGTTCCAAACACAGTTTTTTCCTATTCACGATTGGGTCCATTCCCCTTTGGATTTTGGCTGTCCTCGTCATCTTAAGATTCTTATTTGTCTATATCATCGTTGGAGGGTGATCGAGATGAGGTGGCCACATGGTGGACGAACTTAATGAAATGTCCCAATCAAGTTGCTTAACAGCTTCTTCGTGCGCTTCATTGTTTTTAgagttaattttaatttagtactctgaatttttattattaaagtatatttatttttatattctcaattttaataattacatttttaattttttgcaatttaGTTTCGGCTTTAACTTTTCCGTTAATTATTGAAATGGCATACGTAGGATCCAACTTCTTAAACTTAAATtgcttaaaatataaataaaacattaaaatttcttaaacttaaattgaaattaacctTTGTTTTTAATGACCTGGTCAAAAAGATGCTGTTTTGAGCTAggtctttatttttaaaataaaaaaagttttttttttttttttttttcatcccTCACGTCACCAGCCAGCCAGCCAGAGAATCCCCCTAAAAGTCCCTTGAATCTATAAAGAATCCATactgaaatgaaatgaatgaaaaagacttttttgtttttttggtgcAGGAATGAAAAGGACTTAATTTTAAAGAATTCACACCCTTTCGTTCTTTAAGGTGCCAATAAATGAACCTAACATATCCAAAGCCTACACAGAAAATAATCCTAAAAGAATTCCACATAATAACTGTGGTGTGGTTGTGGGTGGGGATGTGGTTTCTCACTATGGTTGTCTAACTGTGGTTCTGTTTTGGTCAATTCTGTCTAATTGTGGTTTAGCTGTCGAAATCCATGCACTACTCAATTTTACCCTCTTGTCGAAGTGACAGAGATGATGGACGGTTTGATTTGATCTGTTTTGCGataatttcttttgttcatttaATGATTGTCCCAATTAGTGTTCcagtttttcaaatttccatTTACGTATACGCTTTGAATTCTAATTCATGAAAGTTCAACATCACTTGAAGAAGACATGATGGCGATGTGCAGCAGGACTGTTTCTTCACTCTCCTTCCAAGCTCATAGGGAGGAAGCCTTCACCCACAATCTTATACTTCATTATCGTATTTGATAATGAAAAAGTCATGAtgatatcattttttttctcatcacTTTAATCCAATGTACACTCTCAATCACCACATTTCTTAATAATTTGACACGTACTTATTGATATAACTATTGTTCCATAAATACGTACGCACTCCCTCTATATAAACCCAAGCAGTATGTGGGTGGGAGAGAGCCACCAAAAACCATCCaggcttttctttctttttcgtaGTCACTTATGGCAATGCATTTAGGCTCTTCGGTCTTATCTCTGGTGCTACTCGTTGGCTTTGCATTTACAAATAACAAAGCTGCTAATACAGATGATCTACCCATTCATTGCGACTCTCTCAATAGGAGCAGTTTCGATGCTCTCCAACCAGGGTTCATATTTGGCACAACCTCGGCAGCTTATCAGGTCAGTTCCTTCTTGGGCCTTAATTAATAACTAGCCTCTTTGCACGCGCTTCTGCGCATGCgagagggttttttttttaaattaaaattttattttagaattaaaaaaaataatgggtagttgtgttccataaaaataggatccattatatgctttttctttttttaaatttttttttaaatatgaaaaagtgtgaatttatcatactatcctcatttaattaataatttcaattcttaatgtttgcattaactaagggcatttttgatattttgaatgtttcagcattctttgccttttgctttatatatatatagattaccCTTTAATTggtgttttatatataattacttGGGTTTAATTTCAGTTTAATCTCAGATCAATTAGCTTCCAAGGCTATTCATTTTATTAGTTTCTGAAGTTGAAGGACGGCATgaatgattttggaaattgaagaactcaaatgcaaatcgaaTCTAAATTCATGAACTAATAAAACGAATAACCCTAACTTCCACCACATGCATGCATCAATATTTACATCTTAATTCTGTATGTACTATGCATGTCCATTTCAGTACGAAGGTGTCGTAAAAGAAGGCGGTAGAGGACCAAGTATATGGGACACCTACACCCACAACCATTCAGGTCTGTCTAATCAAACAATGAATTAGTCAAAATAAGATAACTTCAAAAAGTCTTGGTGCATTGAGTTGAGTcataaattggaaaaaaaaaaccttatcGTATATACATCGTAGTTTGCATGAAATAATATTTGGATTTCTAtgatttaaataattaattttcaatGTGCAAATACAGAAAGGATCGTAGATGGCAGTAATGGAGATGTCACTGTTGATCAATATCAGCGTTATAAGGTTATAATTTTATCTCTAGACCTTCTTTACTTGAAGTGAAAGGGCACATTGTGTACACATGACATTGAAGATTACGTCTTTAACTTGTAGCTTATTTCTTATATAGGAAGATGTGGTGATTATGAAGAACACGGGATTGGATGCTTATAGGTTTTCTATCTCATGGTCCAATTTATTACCAAGTAGGTTGATTCATCCTCAATATAATACATaacaattctttttttgttacaacAGTTGCTCCCTTTATTTTGttctaaattaaaataattgatCACTGAAAGAACTGAACCGAATTAAATTAGCTACAGTAAGGCCATAAATATACAGTTTAACAATTTTAGTGTTTGAAGATTGAGTTTCCTTATTTgttgtatttgttttaattattagatGGAAAGCTAAGTGGGGGCGTGAATGAGGATGGAATCAAATATTACAACAATCTCATCAATGAACTCCTACTTAAAGGCGAGTCATCTCACCTTAGATGATTAATGATTGATACTTTAACCCCTTAAAAACATCATTTAGTCAAAGTTTTAATTGGCTTTTAttcatgatatatatatatatatatatatatatataggtctAAAACCATTTGTGACAATCTTTCATTGGGATCTTCCACAAGCTTTAGAGGATGAATATGGTGGTTTCTTAAGCCCTAATATTGTGTGAGTGAACAAATTCTATCCTCAGTATATAACattgattatttaattaaatacataTTACAATAACATCTACATACCATATACAGCGATCATTTTAGAGACTATGCAGAACTTTGTTTTAAGGAATTTGGCGATCGAGTAAAACACTGGATCACGATGAATGAGCCATATACCGTTAGTCACCATGGTTATGCAATCGGGTGCCATGCACCAGGACGATGCTCTGCTTGGCAAAACCTAAACTGCACCGGCGGAAATTCGGCTACTGAACCATATTTGGTGACACACCATCAACTCCTTGCTCATGCAATCGTTGTAAGATTGTATAAAGATGAATATCAGGtccaattaaatatttttcctctttttttttttttttgatatgAATATTGCCATCCTAATTGAAAATATTTCTCACTCTAaatcatttgaaaaattattgaattttCTTGCATAGGCATCTCAAAATGGCTCGATAGGAATAACATTGGCTTCACATTGGTTTGAGCCTGCTTCAGAGGCAACAAAAGACATAAATGCTGCATTTCGATCTTTGGATTTTATGTTTGGATGGCAagtataatattaatttatatatctaataaattaaatgttttatttatgaatttgctTATTTTGTAGGTGTATGGACCCATTGTCCACTGGTGACTATCCGCACAGTATGCGATCAATTGTTGGAGAACGATTACCAAAATTCACAGAAGAACAATCCAAGTTGCTAAATGGgtcatttgattttattggaatAAATTACTATTCTGCTAGATATGCAAGTGATGCTTCTgacattatttatttacataaaagCTACTTAACAGATCCTCACGTTAATGTTACAAGTGAGTTCAAATTGAATACTTACCTTGAGCAATGAATTAAATTCTTAGAATAATTAGATTCTAATATTCATATGCATATGTGTCAAAATTAGATTCTAATATTCATATGCATATGTGTTTTGACAGCTGAGCTTAATGGGGTTCCTATTGGTCCACAGGTGCACATCAAATTATTAGCTTAAACTATTAGTATTTGGAGGATTAGTATATTGTTTTTCACATACAAATTACTCATAAAATGTCAATTATCTTCAAATTGAATTGCAGACTGCTTTAGATTGGTTATATGTTTATCCAAAAGGAATTCACGATCTTGTGCTCTACATAAAAGAGAAGTATAATGATCCAATCATTTACATTACTGAGAATggtaattaataattttaagtCATTATTAATTGTATCATTAATGTTTCACATTTATATGATGGTGTGAAATAAAGTGAAGTGTTATAACatctaaattttaaattcaatgcATATGATAATGCATTATATTGTAGGAGTTGATGAGTCCAATGATCCCAGAGTATCACTTCAAGAAGCTCTTAATGATACCAATAGAATTGACTTCTACTATCGTCACCTTTGTTACCTACAAGCATCCATTAAGTAAGTGCCTGTTTAAGAAATTTTTCAAGGCCATCTAAGGTATAGTCGTCTTAGATTTTTTCGTTATTTAAACATTACATTGACATCAAtacatttgattttttgtttgtttgcagAAATGGTGCTAAAGTGAAAGGATATTTTGCATGGTCATTATTAGACAACTTTGAATGGAATTATGGATACACTGTTCGGTTTGGTATCATCTATGTGGATTTTAAAGATAATCTAAAAAGATATTCTAAACTGTCGACGTATTGGTTCAAAAGATTCCtcaaaaagcaagaaaaaagtATGAAAGAGATACAAATATTTGTGGACGATAATGGTGGGACCTCAAATGTTTGAATTCCAAATGATGAATAAAGCATGACAACTCCCCCGAAGTGGTAGTGCGCAAGTTGTCTTTTAAGTTTTCAGCTTTTTTTAGATCAATTCTTGTGCGAGTCAGTTCCCTCTCTTTGTGAGAGTTTAGGGGGTGCATTGAATTAGGATTATATACTATtttgtaagatttttttttaagtgattgattttttggaatTGTATAATTTCTATAGGTTTTTTCtggatttttaataaatttgtaGAGATTTTTATTACAGGCTTCCATACTTTGGTATGAATTTTCGTTAtaaattcatatatatttgCATAGACTTTAGTCACTCTTTCTTCCCAAcactattttcttttattttgccAAACAATGGAAGAATTTCCATCTTTCCTCAGATCCTTGTCTTCTGGAataactaatatatatatatatatatatatatatatatatacagagagcttcAATTGAGGGATatctcaaataaacttatttgaaggacacccttgtagggcccactccatattgtatttcactaatccaaatagtctattttgtatatactcattcaaagatcatctctgcAAAAAATACCTTAactccgatatcatttgaccactcaattgaattattgaaattttagtactttcttgaagtatcgtgtttattgattttgtaggacacaattgaatatcgaaacggtttccgatttgtctaattttttgcaaggatgatttatgaatgaaaacctaaa
Above is a genomic segment from Prunus dulcis chromosome 7, ALMONDv2, whole genome shotgun sequence containing:
- the LOC117634173 gene encoding beta-glucosidase 12-like; translated protein: MAMHLGSSVLSLVLLVGFAFTNNKAANTDDLPIHCDSLNRSSFDALQPGFIFGTTSAAYQYEGVVKEGGRGPSIWDTYTHNHSERIVDGSNGDVTVDQYQRYKEDVVIMKNTGLDAYRFSISWSNLLPNGKLSGGVNEDGIKYYNNLINELLLKGLKPFVTIFHWDLPQALEDEYGGFLSPNIVDHFRDYAELCFKEFGDRVKHWITMNEPYTVSHHGYAIGCHAPGRCSAWQNLNCTGGNSATEPYLVTHHQLLAHAIVVRLYKDEYQASQNGSIGITLASHWFEPASEATKDINAAFRSLDFMFGWCMDPLSTGDYPHSMRSIVGERLPKFTEEQSKLLNGSFDFIGINYYSARYASDASDIIYLHKSYLTDPHVNVTTELNGVPIGPQTALDWLYVYPKGIHDLVLYIKEKYNDPIIYITENGVDESNDPRVSLQEALNDTNRIDFYYRHLCYLQASIKNGAKVKGYFAWSLLDNFEWNYGYTVRFGIIYVDFKDNLKRYSKLSTYWFKRFLKKQEKSMKEIQIFVDDNGGTSNV
- the LOC117634252 gene encoding uncharacterized protein LOC117634252, producing MRRKQACRGRGRPRKKPNVVSERVVSERMVNEKLVNEKEVAFLNFVSQNVEEGNDIGWNQSDNEDHNNEEFDPEMEIDSGNSSSSSMGSDWSYGDQNVSSMDRTVQRLLRKYGEVNLQMENLSKKIDGEQTKPLQVFGSWSRFQNEQEAPSHDPCCNKKELSASLAVIKRVMKMDAAVPFNIPVDPIALRLPDYFDVIDTPMDFGTICNHLENGTKYTNSEDVFKDVQYIWKNCYNYYNEGNFVLDLMKRVEAKFMTYWTAAGLSSKEPGTSSILRSSNVGKRRTRGPTRNLKLAQIPIGERFEISWRNRRAVGDSSTIFKSECTALVRQTRELPLQVKSWKKIPFEIKKKAFEHMLKRFKVEDHMTWVLDQIHRSYHNYRHYLKKIWYETCETTEEARKKIPPNVAEDDWQYLINMWSSPEWELISKKNVENRSKNNIIHTSGSKSFSQIREEERKKTGNDPGRTFLWELTHVRPDGLAANPASQEALSKLKKLYTQMSVENSQMTEDEIFVKVFGPERSSRVRGYGNGVTPKELWGPSSSSSSTVSELRRQLEESKQRQEESEQRSAAEVQGLKEQLGRVEGLLSVQMNRFEGLLVQLTSHMHSPAQIERRTENPPSRNGRPRMTRPRR